One window from the genome of Thermostichus vulcanus str. 'Rupite' encodes:
- a CDS encoding serine/threonine protein kinase: MNILTQTAPPKTSKAMTSELTNRILGDRYLLQQEIGGGGMGSVFRALDLQNNRQEVAIKVLYAPMMVGRGDSQTDLRRRFAEEIRVSSLLGQHPRIIKVLDHGQQGEQAYLVMEYLKGQDLAKWIRSKGALPVRQAIRLALQACEGLYYAHTFQAKLDDREIRGVIHRDIKPSNLFIEQILQNGKPTTQLKILDFGVAKTLADQTLSLGTQKGGGFIGTARYASPEQMRGKSLDARSDIYSFGVVLYEMLTGSMPFQLETDSLHSWIHAHCYETPIDINPDTTSQPIPPRLAEVVMDCLKKNPDERPQTMRELGERLLQAYDLTVATQVSPSQASTEILPTGSTAPPGQATTIPSPSNGPKLPLRTLGNTGSAAGGFEDIRDQDLELIEDEPVFSPPTGPGIPYYITDREPILSDPPVKSLPETEALASQPKGQPKSGESTIIPADSAAVQVPPPPAPPPPETPPISDTPRTHPLRAPQAKTVLQQSSANGLKWILAGGSLGVVALLAAFFLWPRPTVIDIEDEPEPTPTPVVTPSPTPTPEVIPTPTPEVTLTPTPEPTPEITPTPTPPPTPTPPPPTPAPTPTPTPLAEYYQRLDQLANEAVTNRNCQPALDFIQRILQDYPDQQARLEEYRQQLVPRCTPTPPPVPTPTPTPVVATPTPTPPPTPTPTPTPTPTPAPPQPTSTLTPAPPTPPPTPIPTFTPLLPPTPPPTPTPAPPPVITPTPATPTPVVELALSGQWVYEGGSFAWQGSTCRVNSASGVRETVSISHNGDQISIASPSFRERSGQFSNNQFSVSGRAGGAGTPNVTWSGTVSPDGRSIRGTATCGSASFPITLTRQG, translated from the coding sequence ATGAACATCCTCACCCAAACTGCCCCTCCTAAAACGTCCAAAGCCATGACCTCAGAGCTGACCAACCGCATTTTGGGCGATCGCTATCTACTGCAACAGGAGATTGGCGGCGGTGGCATGGGATCCGTCTTTCGGGCCCTAGACTTGCAAAACAACCGGCAAGAAGTTGCTATCAAAGTGTTGTATGCCCCGATGATGGTGGGTCGAGGGGATTCTCAAACCGATTTGCGCCGTCGGTTTGCTGAAGAGATTCGCGTCAGCTCTCTACTTGGGCAACACCCGCGCATCATCAAAGTTTTGGATCATGGGCAGCAAGGTGAGCAAGCCTATTTGGTCATGGAGTACCTGAAAGGTCAGGATCTGGCTAAATGGATCCGATCCAAAGGCGCCTTACCCGTTCGACAAGCCATTCGCTTGGCCCTGCAAGCTTGTGAAGGTTTGTACTATGCCCACACCTTTCAAGCCAAGTTAGATGATCGTGAAATTCGTGGGGTTATCCACCGCGACATTAAGCCCAGCAACCTCTTCATCGAGCAAATTCTCCAAAACGGCAAACCCACCACCCAACTCAAAATCCTCGACTTTGGCGTGGCCAAGACTCTAGCGGATCAAACCCTCAGCCTCGGTACCCAGAAAGGAGGCGGGTTTATTGGGACTGCCCGGTATGCTTCTCCAGAGCAAATGCGGGGTAAATCTTTGGATGCCCGCTCTGATATCTACTCCTTTGGGGTGGTGCTCTATGAAATGCTCACTGGCTCGATGCCCTTCCAACTGGAGACCGACTCTCTGCACAGTTGGATCCACGCCCATTGCTATGAAACCCCGATAGACATCAATCCAGATACGACCTCTCAGCCGATCCCACCTCGTTTGGCAGAGGTGGTGATGGACTGCCTGAAGAAAAACCCCGATGAACGACCCCAAACTATGCGGGAGCTAGGGGAACGATTGCTGCAAGCCTACGACCTGACAGTCGCTACCCAAGTTTCTCCAAGCCAGGCCAGCACAGAAATACTTCCCACGGGGTCAACTGCTCCCCCTGGACAAGCGACCACAATACCTTCTCCCTCCAACGGCCCTAAACTACCACTCCGAACTCTCGGAAATACAGGCTCTGCTGCGGGGGGGTTTGAAGATATCCGCGATCAGGATCTGGAGCTCATTGAGGACGAACCGGTTTTCTCTCCCCCTACGGGGCCAGGGATCCCTTATTACATCACCGATCGAGAACCCATTCTCTCGGATCCCCCTGTAAAGTCGTTGCCGGAAACTGAAGCCCTCGCATCTCAACCCAAGGGGCAACCCAAATCAGGAGAATCAACCATCATCCCAGCAGATAGTGCTGCTGTCCAAGTTCCTCCACCCCCAGCCCCGCCCCCACCAGAAACACCGCCCATCTCCGATACCCCTCGCACCCACCCGCTGCGGGCGCCACAAGCAAAGACGGTATTGCAACAGTCCTCCGCCAACGGTCTGAAGTGGATCTTGGCAGGGGGATCCCTGGGTGTTGTCGCTCTGTTGGCGGCCTTTTTCCTCTGGCCACGCCCTACCGTCATTGATATCGAGGATGAACCCGAACCTACCCCGACTCCAGTTGTCACCCCCTCTCCCACTCCAACACCTGAAGTCATCCCAACCCCCACACCGGAAGTAACCTTAACCCCTACGCCAGAACCTACTCCCGAAATTACGCCGACCCCCACTCCACCCCCTACACCTACTCCACCGCCCCCGACTCCCGCTCCGACGCCGACCCCAACACCCTTGGCAGAGTATTATCAGCGCCTGGATCAGTTGGCAAACGAAGCGGTGACCAACCGCAATTGTCAGCCTGCTCTGGATTTCATTCAGCGGATTTTGCAGGATTACCCGGATCAACAAGCTCGATTGGAAGAGTATCGCCAGCAACTTGTGCCTCGCTGTACCCCAACTCCACCGCCAGTCCCTACCCCAACGCCTACCCCTGTCGTAGCAACACCTACTCCAACACCCCCACCGACCCCGACCCCCACGCCCACCCCGACCCCCACTCCGGCGCCCCCTCAACCCACCTCAACGCTGACTCCGGCTCCCCCAACACCTCCACCCACCCCTATCCCCACATTTACCCCTCTTCTTCCCCCCACTCCTCCCCCGACTCCAACGCCCGCTCCCCCACCGGTCATCACACCTACCCCTGCAACGCCTACACCTGTAGTCGAGCTTGCCCTGAGTGGTCAGTGGGTTTACGAGGGAGGATCTTTTGCCTGGCAGGGATCCACCTGTCGAGTCAATTCCGCAAGCGGGGTACGAGAAACGGTTTCCATCAGCCACAATGGAGACCAAATCAGCATTGCTTCTCCCAGTTTTCGAGAGCGCAGTGGCCAGTTCAGTAACAACCAATTTTCTGTCAGTGGCAGAGCCGGTGGAGCTGGCACCCCGAACGTTACCTGGAGTGGTACCGTCAGCCCAGATGGGCGCTCCATTCGCGGCACAGCCACCTGTGGTAGCGCAAGTTTTCCGATTACCCTAACTCGTCAGGGCTAG
- a CDS encoding NAD(+) kinase translates to MDLGLVVIAYKEGDRESKAACQVCAEQLRHRGVTVLTAPTGLHHNPYPVFLEATSEPIDLAVVLGGDGSVLAAARFLAPHGIPILPIKSGGRLGFLAQSEQVLRQDPWDRIQAGDFIVQPRMMLQAQILEQPQLGQGDPLPTRGEGKQGRPVSEVYYALNEMCLKPINRERLPAAIMEIEVNGEILDQYHGDGVLVATPTGSTSYTLAANGPIIDPALEVITITPICPLSLSSRPIVIGGSAKVEIWPLSDAEGLARLWTDGVLAQSVNPGQWVEIQRAPTAAKLIILENNLSYFRTLREKLQWAGSRIYIPTTNHRPDWG, encoded by the coding sequence ATGGATTTGGGTTTGGTGGTGATTGCCTATAAAGAAGGGGATCGGGAGAGCAAAGCCGCTTGTCAGGTGTGTGCCGAACAGTTGCGCCATCGTGGGGTGACGGTGTTAACAGCTCCGACCGGTTTGCACCACAATCCTTACCCGGTGTTTCTGGAGGCCACTTCCGAACCCATCGATTTGGCGGTGGTGCTGGGGGGAGACGGTTCTGTATTGGCGGCAGCTCGTTTTTTAGCCCCGCATGGGATCCCGATTTTGCCAATTAAATCCGGGGGTAGGTTGGGCTTTTTGGCTCAGTCGGAACAGGTGTTGCGGCAGGATCCCTGGGATCGCATCCAAGCCGGAGATTTTATTGTGCAGCCCCGCATGATGTTGCAAGCCCAAATCCTAGAACAACCCCAACTGGGGCAAGGGGATCCCCTACCGACTCGCGGTGAAGGGAAACAGGGCCGCCCGGTCAGTGAGGTGTACTACGCCCTCAATGAAATGTGCCTCAAGCCGATTAACCGGGAACGGTTGCCCGCCGCGATTATGGAAATTGAGGTGAATGGCGAAATTTTGGATCAGTACCACGGGGATGGGGTACTGGTCGCTACACCCACGGGATCCACCTCCTATACGCTGGCTGCCAATGGCCCGATTATTGATCCTGCTCTGGAGGTGATCACCATCACCCCCATCTGTCCCTTGAGCTTATCCAGTCGTCCGATTGTGATCGGTGGCTCGGCCAAGGTGGAAATTTGGCCGCTTTCGGATGCGGAAGGATTGGCCCGCTTATGGACGGATGGGGTATTAGCGCAGTCGGTCAACCCCGGTCAATGGGTGGAAATTCAACGGGCTCCCACAGCAGCCAAGCTAATAATCCTAGAAAACAATCTCTCCTACTTTCGAACCTTACGGGAAAAATTGCAGTGGGCGGGCAGCCGGATTTACATCCCCACCACCAATCACCGTCCCGATTGGGGATAA